Proteins from a genomic interval of Equus quagga isolate Etosha38 chromosome 11, UCLA_HA_Equagga_1.0, whole genome shotgun sequence:
- the PECAM1 gene encoding platelet endothelial cell adhesion molecule isoform X2, which produces MHQGWAREGKMWLRVLLTLLLCSSLEGQENSFTINSIYMKILPRDTVQNGENLTLQCIVDVSTTSRVKPKHLLLFYKDDVLFYNVSSIENTESYVIPQARVYNAGIYKCSVILNNKQKTTAESQVLVKGVPRPRVTLDKKETIEGGTVTVNCSVPEERAPIHFTIEKHDLDTKGFRQKREKTSQKQNFVTLEFTVEEQDRLLSFHCQASIVSGNRVETSESSKSELVTVTESFSMPKFNVSPQGKITEGEQLRIVCTIQVRHLAQFPEIIIQKDKVIVAHSNHGSEAVYSVMAMMEHNGNYTCKVEASRISKVTSIMVNITELFSKPKLESPTIRLDKGGSLDLWCSIPGAPTANFTIQKGHTVVSQSQNFTKIASKWDSGTYTCTAGIGKVVKKSNTVQIAVCEMLSKPKIFRDSKSEVIKGQAIEVSCQSSDGTSPIFYQLFKANNVLKSHNMSSNEPAVFKDNPTKDVEYYCIVDNCHSHTKMVSEVLRVKVIAPVEEVKLSILLTEVVETGKPIVLRCSVNNASGPITYTFYREKEGKPFYQIISNETQAIWHESQASKEQEGQYYCTASNRANLAKKVPQSNALTVRVFLSPWKKGLIAVVIIGVIIALLILGARCYFLKKAKAKQNPVAMSRPGAPLLNSNNEKMLSDPNTEANRHYGYSEDVGNHAMKPINENKEPLTSDVEYTEVEVTSSEPHQGLGTKGTETVYSEIRKADPENGRLP; this is translated from the exons ATGCATCAGGGGTGGGCCCGAGAGGGCAAGATGTGGCTCAGAGTCCTGCTGACACTTCTGCTCT GTTCAAGCCTTGAGGGTCAAGAAAACT CTTTCACCATCAACAGCATCTACATGAAGATCCTGCCAAGGGACACGGTGCAAAATGGGGAGAACCTGACCCTGCAGTGCATCGTGGATGTCAGCACCACCTCACGAGTCAAGCCTAAGCACTTGCTGCTGTTCTATAAGGATGATGTGCTATTTTACAACGTCTCCTCCATCGAGAACACAGAGAGTTATGTTATTCCCCAAGCCCGAGTCTATAACGCAGGGATCTACAAATGCAGTGTGATTCTAAACAACAAGCAGAAAACCACTGCAGAGTCCCAAGTGTTGGTAAAAG GAGTGCCCCGTCCCAGAGTGACGCTGGACAAGAAGGAGACCATAGAAGGCGGGACCGTGACGGTCAACTGTTCTGTCCCAGAGGAAAGGGCCCCAATACATTTCACCATTGAAAAACACGACCTAGACACAAAAGGTTTCcggcaaaaaagagaaaaaacttcaCAGAAGCAGAATTTTGTGACGCTGGAATTTACAGTTGAGGAACAGGACCGACTTTTATCATTCCATTGTCAAGCTAGCATCGTTTCTGGGAACCGTGTGGAGACCTCTGAATCCAGCAAGAGTGAACTGGTCACAGTGACAG AATCCTTCTCTATGCCCAAATTCAATGTGAGCCCCCAGGGAAAGATCACAGAAGGAGAACAGCTCCGCATTGTGTGCACCATTCAAGTGAGGCACTTGGCCCAATTTCCAGAAATCATAATCCAGAAGGACAAGGTGATTGTGGCACACAGTAATCATGGCAGTGAGGCTGTCTACTCAGTGATGGCCATGATGGAACACAACGGCAACTACACATGCAAAGTGGAAGCCAGTCGGATATCCAAGGTCACCAGCATCATGGTCAACATCACAG AGCTATTTTCCAAGCCGAAGCTGGAATCTCCCACCATACGTCTGGACAAGGGTGGAAGCTTGGACTTGTGGTGCTCCATTCCAGGAGCGCCTACAGCCAACTTCACCATCCAGAAGGGACACACGGTTGTGTCTCAGTCTCAAAATTTCACCAAGATAGCCTCAAAGTGGGACAGCGGGACATATACCTGCACCGCAGGCATCGGCAAGGTGGTCAAGAAAAGCAACACGGTCCAGATAGCCGTGTGTG AAATGCTCTCCAAGCCCAAGATTTTTCGTGACTCCAAATCTGAGGTGATAAAAGGACAGGCCATAGAAGTCAGTTGCCAATCCAGTGACGGAACCTCGCCTATtttttatcaactttttaaagcaaataatgtTTTGAAGAGTCATAACATGAGCTCAAATGAGCCTGCGGTATTCAAAGATAACCCAACAAAGGATGTCGAATACTACTGTATCGTGGATAATTGCCATTCCCACACCAAAATGGTCAGTGAAGTTCTGCGGGTCAAGGTGATAG cCCCGGTGGAGGAGGTTAAGCTCTCTATCCTGTTGACCGAGGTGGTGGAGACGGGGAAGCCCATTGTGCTTCGATGCTCCGTGAACAATGCGTCTGGTCCAATCACCTACACGTTTTACAGAGAAAAGGAGGGCAAGCCCTTCTACCAAATCATATCGAATGAGACCCAAGCCATTTGGCATGAGTCGCAGGCGAGTAAGGAGCAGGAGGGACAGTATTATTGCACAGCCTCCAACAGAGCCAACCTTGCCAAAAAGGTCCCCCAAAGCAACGCGCTCACAGTTAGAG tctttcttTCCCCGTGGAAGAAAGGACTTATTGCAGTGGTCATCATTGGAGTGATAATTGCTCTCTTGATACTCGGGGCCAGATGCTATTTTCTGAAGAAAGCCAAGG ccAAGCAGAATCCAGTGGCGATGTCCAG GCCGGGAGCACCACTTCTGAACTCCAACAACGAGAAGATGTTGTCAGATCCCAATACTGAAGCCAACAGACATTACG GTTATAGTGAAGATGTTGGAAACCATGCGATGAAACCaatcaatgaaaataaag AGCCTCTGACCTCGGACGTGGAGTACACGGAAGTGGAAGTGACCTCATCTGAACCTCATCAAG
- the PECAM1 gene encoding platelet endothelial cell adhesion molecule isoform X1, which translates to MHQGWAREGKMWLRVLLTLLLCSSLEGQENSFTINSIYMKILPRDTVQNGENLTLQCIVDVSTTSRVKPKHLLLFYKDDVLFYNVSSIENTESYVIPQARVYNAGIYKCSVILNNKQKTTAESQVLVKGVPRPRVTLDKKETIEGGTVTVNCSVPEERAPIHFTIEKHDLDTKGFRQKREKTSQKQNFVTLEFTVEEQDRLLSFHCQASIVSGNRVETSESSKSELVTVTESFSMPKFNVSPQGKITEGEQLRIVCTIQVRHLAQFPEIIIQKDKVIVAHSNHGSEAVYSVMAMMEHNGNYTCKVEASRISKVTSIMVNITELFSKPKLESPTIRLDKGGSLDLWCSIPGAPTANFTIQKGHTVVSQSQNFTKIASKWDSGTYTCTAGIGKVVKKSNTVQIAVCEMLSKPKIFRDSKSEVIKGQAIEVSCQSSDGTSPIFYQLFKANNVLKSHNMSSNEPAVFKDNPTKDVEYYCIVDNCHSHTKMVSEVLRVKVIAPVEEVKLSILLTEVVETGKPIVLRCSVNNASGPITYTFYREKEGKPFYQIISNETQAIWHESQASKEQEGQYYCTASNRANLAKKVPQSNALTVRVFLSPWKKGLIAVVIIGVIIALLILGARCYFLKKAKAKQNPVAMSRPGAPLLNSNNEKMLSDPNTEANRHYGYSEDVGNHAMKPINENKEPLTSDVEYTEVEVTSSEPHQGLGTKGTETVYSEIRKADPDFVENRYSRTEGSLDGT; encoded by the exons ATGCATCAGGGGTGGGCCCGAGAGGGCAAGATGTGGCTCAGAGTCCTGCTGACACTTCTGCTCT GTTCAAGCCTTGAGGGTCAAGAAAACT CTTTCACCATCAACAGCATCTACATGAAGATCCTGCCAAGGGACACGGTGCAAAATGGGGAGAACCTGACCCTGCAGTGCATCGTGGATGTCAGCACCACCTCACGAGTCAAGCCTAAGCACTTGCTGCTGTTCTATAAGGATGATGTGCTATTTTACAACGTCTCCTCCATCGAGAACACAGAGAGTTATGTTATTCCCCAAGCCCGAGTCTATAACGCAGGGATCTACAAATGCAGTGTGATTCTAAACAACAAGCAGAAAACCACTGCAGAGTCCCAAGTGTTGGTAAAAG GAGTGCCCCGTCCCAGAGTGACGCTGGACAAGAAGGAGACCATAGAAGGCGGGACCGTGACGGTCAACTGTTCTGTCCCAGAGGAAAGGGCCCCAATACATTTCACCATTGAAAAACACGACCTAGACACAAAAGGTTTCcggcaaaaaagagaaaaaacttcaCAGAAGCAGAATTTTGTGACGCTGGAATTTACAGTTGAGGAACAGGACCGACTTTTATCATTCCATTGTCAAGCTAGCATCGTTTCTGGGAACCGTGTGGAGACCTCTGAATCCAGCAAGAGTGAACTGGTCACAGTGACAG AATCCTTCTCTATGCCCAAATTCAATGTGAGCCCCCAGGGAAAGATCACAGAAGGAGAACAGCTCCGCATTGTGTGCACCATTCAAGTGAGGCACTTGGCCCAATTTCCAGAAATCATAATCCAGAAGGACAAGGTGATTGTGGCACACAGTAATCATGGCAGTGAGGCTGTCTACTCAGTGATGGCCATGATGGAACACAACGGCAACTACACATGCAAAGTGGAAGCCAGTCGGATATCCAAGGTCACCAGCATCATGGTCAACATCACAG AGCTATTTTCCAAGCCGAAGCTGGAATCTCCCACCATACGTCTGGACAAGGGTGGAAGCTTGGACTTGTGGTGCTCCATTCCAGGAGCGCCTACAGCCAACTTCACCATCCAGAAGGGACACACGGTTGTGTCTCAGTCTCAAAATTTCACCAAGATAGCCTCAAAGTGGGACAGCGGGACATATACCTGCACCGCAGGCATCGGCAAGGTGGTCAAGAAAAGCAACACGGTCCAGATAGCCGTGTGTG AAATGCTCTCCAAGCCCAAGATTTTTCGTGACTCCAAATCTGAGGTGATAAAAGGACAGGCCATAGAAGTCAGTTGCCAATCCAGTGACGGAACCTCGCCTATtttttatcaactttttaaagcaaataatgtTTTGAAGAGTCATAACATGAGCTCAAATGAGCCTGCGGTATTCAAAGATAACCCAACAAAGGATGTCGAATACTACTGTATCGTGGATAATTGCCATTCCCACACCAAAATGGTCAGTGAAGTTCTGCGGGTCAAGGTGATAG cCCCGGTGGAGGAGGTTAAGCTCTCTATCCTGTTGACCGAGGTGGTGGAGACGGGGAAGCCCATTGTGCTTCGATGCTCCGTGAACAATGCGTCTGGTCCAATCACCTACACGTTTTACAGAGAAAAGGAGGGCAAGCCCTTCTACCAAATCATATCGAATGAGACCCAAGCCATTTGGCATGAGTCGCAGGCGAGTAAGGAGCAGGAGGGACAGTATTATTGCACAGCCTCCAACAGAGCCAACCTTGCCAAAAAGGTCCCCCAAAGCAACGCGCTCACAGTTAGAG tctttcttTCCCCGTGGAAGAAAGGACTTATTGCAGTGGTCATCATTGGAGTGATAATTGCTCTCTTGATACTCGGGGCCAGATGCTATTTTCTGAAGAAAGCCAAGG ccAAGCAGAATCCAGTGGCGATGTCCAG GCCGGGAGCACCACTTCTGAACTCCAACAACGAGAAGATGTTGTCAGATCCCAATACTGAAGCCAACAGACATTACG GTTATAGTGAAGATGTTGGAAACCATGCGATGAAACCaatcaatgaaaataaag AGCCTCTGACCTCGGACGTGGAGTACACGGAAGTGGAAGTGACCTCATCTGAACCTCATCAAG
- the PECAM1 gene encoding platelet endothelial cell adhesion molecule isoform X3: MHQGWAREGKMWLRVLLTLLLCSSLEGQENSFTINSIYMKILPRDTVQNGENLTLQCIVDVSTTSRVKPKHLLLFYKDDVLFYNVSSIENTESYVIPQARVYNAGIYKCSVILNNKQKTTAESQVLVKGVPRPRVTLDKKETIEGGTVTVNCSVPEERAPIHFTIEKHDLDTKGFRQKREKTSQKQNFVTLEFTVEEQDRLLSFHCQASIVSGNRVETSESSKSELVTVTESFSMPKFNVSPQGKITEGEQLRIVCTIQVRHLAQFPEIIIQKDKVIVAHSNHGSEAVYSVMAMMEHNGNYTCKVEASRISKVTSIMVNITELFSKPKLESPTIRLDKGGSLDLWCSIPGAPTANFTIQKGHTVVSQSQNFTKIASKWDSGTYTCTAGIGKVVKKSNTVQIAVCEMLSKPKIFRDSKSEVIKGQAIEVSCQSSDGTSPIFYQLFKANNVLKSHNMSSNEPAVFKDNPTKDVEYYCIVDNCHSHTKMVSEVLRVKVIAPVEEVKLSILLTEVVETGKPIVLRCSVNNASGPITYTFYREKEGKPFYQIISNETQAIWHESQASKEQEGQYYCTASNRANLAKKVPQSNALTVRVFLSPWKKGLIAVVIIGVIIALLILGARCYFLKKAKAKQNPVAMSRPGAPLLNSNNEKMLSDPNTEANRHYGYSEDVGNHAMKPINENKEPLTSDVEYTEVEVTSSEPHQDFVENRYSRTEGSLDGT; encoded by the exons ATGCATCAGGGGTGGGCCCGAGAGGGCAAGATGTGGCTCAGAGTCCTGCTGACACTTCTGCTCT GTTCAAGCCTTGAGGGTCAAGAAAACT CTTTCACCATCAACAGCATCTACATGAAGATCCTGCCAAGGGACACGGTGCAAAATGGGGAGAACCTGACCCTGCAGTGCATCGTGGATGTCAGCACCACCTCACGAGTCAAGCCTAAGCACTTGCTGCTGTTCTATAAGGATGATGTGCTATTTTACAACGTCTCCTCCATCGAGAACACAGAGAGTTATGTTATTCCCCAAGCCCGAGTCTATAACGCAGGGATCTACAAATGCAGTGTGATTCTAAACAACAAGCAGAAAACCACTGCAGAGTCCCAAGTGTTGGTAAAAG GAGTGCCCCGTCCCAGAGTGACGCTGGACAAGAAGGAGACCATAGAAGGCGGGACCGTGACGGTCAACTGTTCTGTCCCAGAGGAAAGGGCCCCAATACATTTCACCATTGAAAAACACGACCTAGACACAAAAGGTTTCcggcaaaaaagagaaaaaacttcaCAGAAGCAGAATTTTGTGACGCTGGAATTTACAGTTGAGGAACAGGACCGACTTTTATCATTCCATTGTCAAGCTAGCATCGTTTCTGGGAACCGTGTGGAGACCTCTGAATCCAGCAAGAGTGAACTGGTCACAGTGACAG AATCCTTCTCTATGCCCAAATTCAATGTGAGCCCCCAGGGAAAGATCACAGAAGGAGAACAGCTCCGCATTGTGTGCACCATTCAAGTGAGGCACTTGGCCCAATTTCCAGAAATCATAATCCAGAAGGACAAGGTGATTGTGGCACACAGTAATCATGGCAGTGAGGCTGTCTACTCAGTGATGGCCATGATGGAACACAACGGCAACTACACATGCAAAGTGGAAGCCAGTCGGATATCCAAGGTCACCAGCATCATGGTCAACATCACAG AGCTATTTTCCAAGCCGAAGCTGGAATCTCCCACCATACGTCTGGACAAGGGTGGAAGCTTGGACTTGTGGTGCTCCATTCCAGGAGCGCCTACAGCCAACTTCACCATCCAGAAGGGACACACGGTTGTGTCTCAGTCTCAAAATTTCACCAAGATAGCCTCAAAGTGGGACAGCGGGACATATACCTGCACCGCAGGCATCGGCAAGGTGGTCAAGAAAAGCAACACGGTCCAGATAGCCGTGTGTG AAATGCTCTCCAAGCCCAAGATTTTTCGTGACTCCAAATCTGAGGTGATAAAAGGACAGGCCATAGAAGTCAGTTGCCAATCCAGTGACGGAACCTCGCCTATtttttatcaactttttaaagcaaataatgtTTTGAAGAGTCATAACATGAGCTCAAATGAGCCTGCGGTATTCAAAGATAACCCAACAAAGGATGTCGAATACTACTGTATCGTGGATAATTGCCATTCCCACACCAAAATGGTCAGTGAAGTTCTGCGGGTCAAGGTGATAG cCCCGGTGGAGGAGGTTAAGCTCTCTATCCTGTTGACCGAGGTGGTGGAGACGGGGAAGCCCATTGTGCTTCGATGCTCCGTGAACAATGCGTCTGGTCCAATCACCTACACGTTTTACAGAGAAAAGGAGGGCAAGCCCTTCTACCAAATCATATCGAATGAGACCCAAGCCATTTGGCATGAGTCGCAGGCGAGTAAGGAGCAGGAGGGACAGTATTATTGCACAGCCTCCAACAGAGCCAACCTTGCCAAAAAGGTCCCCCAAAGCAACGCGCTCACAGTTAGAG tctttcttTCCCCGTGGAAGAAAGGACTTATTGCAGTGGTCATCATTGGAGTGATAATTGCTCTCTTGATACTCGGGGCCAGATGCTATTTTCTGAAGAAAGCCAAGG ccAAGCAGAATCCAGTGGCGATGTCCAG GCCGGGAGCACCACTTCTGAACTCCAACAACGAGAAGATGTTGTCAGATCCCAATACTGAAGCCAACAGACATTACG GTTATAGTGAAGATGTTGGAAACCATGCGATGAAACCaatcaatgaaaataaag AGCCTCTGACCTCGGACGTGGAGTACACGGAAGTGGAAGTGACCTCATCTGAACCTCATCAAG